The following are encoded in a window of Microcaecilia unicolor chromosome 7, aMicUni1.1, whole genome shotgun sequence genomic DNA:
- the LOC115474766 gene encoding hemoglobin subunit beta-2-like, which yields MVHWTSEEKAAINSVWQKVDVEKEGPETLSRVLITYPWTQRYFATFGNMSSPAAIINNPKVSAHGKKVLCALGEAVSHLDNIKGIYAKLSELHAKTLYVDPYNFKLFGQVLVIVLARRLGSAFTVEVQAAWEKFVAVVGAALSKGYQ from the exons ATGGTGCACTGGACCAGCGAGGAGAAAGCTGCTATTAACTCTGTGTGGCAGAAGGTGGATGTGGAGAAGGAAGGACCAGAGACTCTCAGCAG GGTGCTGATCACATACCCCTGGACCCAGAGATACTTCGCCACTTTTGGGAACATGTCCAGCCCTGCAGCCATCATCAATAATCCGAAGGTCTCTGCCCACGGCAAGAAGGTGCTATGTGCCCTAGGAGAAGCTGTCAGTCATCTGGACAATATCAAGGGCATCTATGCCAAACTAAGTGAGCTTCATGCCAAAACCCTCTATGTGGACCCTTATAACTTTAAG CTTTTTGGCCAGGTTCTGGTGATTGTACTAGCTCGCAGACTGGGCTCAGCCTTCACAGTGGAGGTGCAGGCTGCCTGGGAGAAGTTTGTTGCTGTAGTAGGTGCAGCTCTTTCCAAAGGTTATCAATGA